The Triticum aestivum cultivar Chinese Spring chromosome 4B, IWGSC CS RefSeq v2.1, whole genome shotgun sequence sequence ACATATTTTTATGAATAAATATAATTACACATCTAAAATTTTCCTAATCTTAAtactaaactaaactaaaataatctatatatatgaacatatacatgaattgacaaaaaaaacataaattgacaaaaaatacatttatgaaaaaaaatactatgaacatgtacacacatatatacacatagaaacacatatacacaaaaaaatacGAAAAAGTGCTATGAAAAATGCTATGGaaaatgcagggcaggggcggcggggcggtgcgcGGCGccagcgcagggcaggggcggcggcacgGCGGCCGCGCAGGACAGGGGTGGCGCGCagcggccgcgcagggcaggggcgacggcgcgaCGACCGCACAGGACAGgggcgcgggacgggaggggcgcgggagcaggctgtgctcacagggggcagcggcgacggtgaaggcgagcagcctgacggcgtcggtggcggcggcgacggcgaaggcgaccagcctgacggcgtcggtggcggcggagaccgcaaggtggagcaggggcgtcgggcggggACGGCCACGAAGAGGAGCAGTGGAcgtcgggggagaagtgggggATTTGATCAAAACTGCTATgtgttgcttatatagcaaagcctttagtctcggttggtgccaccaaccgggactaatgcacccctttagtcccggttgttgccaccaaccgggaccaaagtcttcttttcagcagcccaaagggcgggaagcagagggctttggtcccggttgatggcaccaactgggactaaagggggtgcattggtatcggtcggtgccacgaaccggtaccaatgcaccccctttagtcccggttggtgccatcaaccgggaccaaaggcccctgtgctgcccgcgtcgcagccaaagtttagtcccacctcgctagttgagaggggcgcgcaatggattataagccccactgctgcacccctctcgagctcctctccactatAGGCTTGCGGGCCTACTTGCTACTTGTTGGGTTTTCTGGGCCTACTACGggctgaatcctggcccatggatgggcttctagtcatattcaggccgtggtggcccagttggtGGCAAAAAAaatttccagtttttttgttctctttttgctattatttattttgttttgtttatacttacaacaaaataattatttattttattttgtttgtcattacttattaattttattttatgataattctttttgctatcaaagcttctaacaaaaaaagttctttatgaatattctttttgcttttaatgattttgaacagaaaatactttgataattttagttgcatcaattttatataattttagtttcaataatactataggttgcttataatgttttgaacagaaaatactttgatcattttagtttcataaattttatttatgttattaaactttattttttttattttgtttctccttatctattttattaaagtttatattattttgtttcaaattacttatttattttattttattttgtttctgacttcatttgttatttttaatgcatttactgattattttgagctataagaccatgaacttgaaaagcatttgaaatgaactctgaaaaggttccaagctggtatggtatcatcatttcacccacatagcatgtgcaagaaagtacagaggcttacggcaaaaactggatacacttcgtgtacaaaatggacaatctctttcgaagtatcagggttttgtgTTCACCCACataatcaatttacaaccctttctgacttcatttgttattttgtgttcaaaatgcatgaaccgggactaaagcactcccttctgtcccggttcaagccacgaaccgggaccaatggttgtgggccaggagcgaggatcattggtcccggttcgtggcttgaaccaggacaaatggttccacacgaaccgggaccaatgcccacgaggccccggccgaccccctgggctcacgaaccgggtctaataccaCCCATGGGTCCTGTTCttaaagaaccgggactaatgggctggccaggcccaaaCGGTAGTcgtgttttctactagtgacacttGATAACCGAACATAAGTACGTACTCGTAGTAGCTAGCTAGCAATGATTCGGTCGTACCACACAGGGGCGGAGCTACGGGGGGACGAGCGGGGGCCATGCCCCCCCAAGGGCTGCGTCGTACCTACGTATAGAGCAATATACGCCTAAGTAGATTAGGGCAGGTCAAACAGATTTTGGACTAATTGCCCCCCTCAACGGGTGCGCTGAAGCCCTGGCCCAGGAACTTTGCAAGTTAAGCCCATGTATCTGTAAGGTCAAGCCCACACCAGGGAAACAAACGGCCAGCTAGTTCTGGAAACTGACTGGCCACGATCGAGGGAATCCTCCTGAATCGATAGGCGCCGACGCACACGCACAGCACGCTCGCTGCGCGTAGCCGCCGGGAAGTTCGACCAGGGCATCCGCACAACGCATCAGGAAAAGCACCGATGGGAAAATAGTCCTGGTGAGTGTCCTTGATTCTTGATTTATACTATTCAATACCGATGAACTGGTCCGCATCTGGCTCCAGTAGACGAGCAACTTCTTGATTTAGATGCAATTAGTTAGGGCTGGCAAATTCTTGACTTATTGAAAGAAGGTACTGTTAATTTAGGCATGCGCTGAATCTATCATCTGAGTTTGTATTTCAGGTTGATTAGAAATCTACAAATACTAGTTTGTATACATGATAACGAAATTAGTTGATATACAAACTACTGATCAATATTTGTCACAAGTAAAATTTACAAAAGCTGGAATCGAAAACGAACCATATTTCTATTGCAAAATAAATATTATCTTGCATTCCTTTTTGCATGGCCATTATAGAAAAAAGTATATGTTCGTTGTCTTCTTTGCCCCCCCTATGTTCAAaacctggctccgcccctggtacCACATGCTCGCTTACAGGCCgccatgcatgtatcttctccgaTGGACAGAAGTCCAAATATGACTTGGTGTCTCACACTCAAATTATTTTCTGAAACGCAGGGTTTCATAACGGGAGCACAAATGACTAGCACAGCAGCTTGATCGATGTTAGGTATGAACAAACAGGTATATTATAGTAGCGTAAACTCACATTTAGTGCAAGTTGTGCAATGCGAAAAGGACACAACACTATTTACCAGAATAGTTGGTGTATACTTTGTTCTAATGTGCCATGTTGCGagaaaaaaaaccaccacataGAAATAAAAAAATGTAAATCTCGTGAAACAGGGATGGAACCCGCGACTCCGTGTCATTAGCATGCGCTTCCTTTGAACCAGGCCACTAAGCAAGTTCTACACACGTGTGCATACATTTTCTCTTTGACCTCGTTCACcaatttaaattcaaaacaatttgATTTTTTCAGAAGGTATTTCATTGTTTCGCGAATTTCCAAAAACTGGCCGGTTTCTGAAAATCTCATTTGAAAAAAAAAACCTGCGATAGTACAGCAGCCACCCACGACGAGCTGCTGCGATGGAACTAGCTAGGCGCCCGCCTATATAAGCTGCTGCGATGGAACAGCTGATCGATGTTAGGTACGAGCAAACAAGTactctctgttccaaaatagataacccaactttgtactaactggTCATctgttttggaacggaggaagtacattaTAGTAACATAAACTCACGTTTAGTTCAAGTTGTGCAATGCGAAAAGGACACACCACCATTTAAGAAATAATAATAGACCACTAGCAGAACAGTTCGGTCTATACTTTGCTCTAATGTGCCATGTTGCGTAAAAAAGAAAAACTCAATAAATTATTCTGACCGCTCGACATTACCATGAATTTTCATTTGCTGAAGTTCGTCTTCAGTTAGTTCTATTATTTAAGTCTTTGTCGGGATCGGACATGCACCCGCGACTCCCAGTCATTAGCATGCGCCTCCTTTGAACCAGGCCACTAAGCAAGTTATTAACACGTGTGCATACATTTTCTCTTTGACCTTGTTCACttatttaaattcaaaacaatttgATTTTTTCAGACGGTATTTCATTGTTTCGCGAATTTCCAAAAATCTCGTTTGAAAAAAAAAACCTGCGACTGTACATCAGCCACCCACGACGTGCTGCTGCGATGGAACTAGCTAGGCGCCCGCCTATATAAGCATGAGGTCCGGTGCATGTATTCCAGACAAGGATACAACCTGAGCTAATCAAGATGGCTTCCTCCACGCCTTACCGTGTCCTACTCTTGTGCCTCACCACTTTCCTGCAGGCATGGCTTGCTGCGGCAAAATACCCGCCGCAtaacccaccgccgccgcccccgccgtttGAGCTGCCGGAGTCCGACGTGAGGGAGAGGTTCTCCAAGTGGGTGATCAAGTACTCAAAGCACTACTCGTgccatgaggaggaggagatgcgGTTCCAAGTCTTCAAGAACAACACCAACGCCATCGGCCAATTCGACCAACAGAATCCTGGCACCGTCGTCGGTCGCGGGTTCCGACCAACTGGGTTTCAGGTCCGTGGCTCGGGCGGGGTCCGTATGAACAGGTTCGGCGACCTCAGTCCCAGGGAGGTCATCCAGCAGTTCACCGGGCTCAACACCACCAGCTTCAATGCCACGTCACCCACCTACCTCCCCTACCACTCCTTCAAGCCGTGCTGCGTTGACTGGCGCTCCAGCGGCGCTGTCACCGGCGTCAAGAATCAAGGCACTTGTGGTAAACGGTCAAGCTATACTTTCTACTAGCAGATTTAGTTATATACTCATGCATGCTCATGGTTGCTCAATGAATTACTCGTGTCGTCGTGCGGATGGATAAAATTGTAATATGGCAGGATCATGCTGGGCattcgcggcggtggcggcgatcgAAGGCATGAACAAGATTAGGACAGGGGAGCTGGTGTCGCTGTCCGAGCAGGTACTCGTGGATTGCGACACACggagcggcggctgcggcggcggccacTCAGACTCGGCTATGGCCCTCGTGGCCGCCCGTGGTGGCATCACGTCGGAGGAGAGGTACCCATACGCCGGATTCCAGGGAAAGTGCGACATGGACAAGCTCCTCTTCGACCACCAGGCGTCCCTCAAGGGCTTCAAGGCCGTGCCACCCAACAACGAAGGTCAGCTGGCGATTGCCGTGGCCATGCAGCCCGTGACGGTCTACATTGACGCCAGCGGTTTTGAGTTCCAGTTCTACTCCGGCGGCATCTACCGTGGCCCCTGCTCCGCCAATGTGAACCACGCCGTCACCATCGTCGGCTACTGCGAGGGTCCCGGCGAGGGAAACAAGTACTGGATTGCCAAGAACTCGTGGAGCAACGACTGGGGTGAACAAGGATATGTCTACCTCGCAAAGGACGTGCCCTCGTCCACGGGCACATGTGGCCTCGCCACCTCGCCCTTCTACCCCACGGCTTGACCACAGGCAGCACTATGTGTGATATCTAAGGAATTGCTTCTGTTTCGTTGTGATAATGCTAAATTGTTATTTTTATTATACTTCCCTTTAATTTGATCAATAATCGGTAGACCGTGCGTGCGATAGCATGGCCTGAGTAATAAGTTTTCGAGCGAATTACACTTTTTACAAGTTAATTGTGCATTTGTGACACTACTGATTTAGCAGATGTTGTATCGACATATCCCATCTAAAAAACTTTGTACCCAATTTTACTCCATTTTAGCATTTTGCCTATTATTAGATATGAACTGCATGTTAGGTAGATACTTTTACAACAATGTGTAAAGATCTCACCACACGATCGACAATCATGTCTAGCCTTCTCTTCTCCATGTGTTCCACTCCTCGCCATCGTTGTGGTATCCTCTAGCCGCGATCATCGCCGCACACATTTTACAATCGACACCCATGAGAGAAACATGGTACAAAGTTTTAAAATAGGGTAATCTAGGAGAATGCTCATGAAATGGGTTAACTGGTTCCGCGAATGTACAAATTGGAGGTAAAAAGTAAAGTTCAGTCTGAATTTACAGATAATATGTTGGGTACTATCATGCTCGTCCGTTCTCTTCTTTGTTTCTACTTCTCTATGGGGATTATTTTTTAAAAATCAAATTTGCATGTGCGATGAGCGTCCTTACGGTACTGTTAAAGAAACATATGAAACCTCCATTTGTTAGATTGTGATGGCTGAAGATTAATTTATACTCCGACGTAGATATATAGGATTGCCACCTCTAAAATCCAGACTTGTTGTGTGTTCAttatgcaccatccaaagccacgtCATCGACTTTCAACCCTTTTCTGCTTTTACTTGcctattttcatgcatttaatgatttgttttgagctaaatgactctaaaattggaaagcactacaaatgaactctgaaaaggttgaaagttggcatggtattatcattccacccacatagcatgtgcaaaaaagtagagacagttactgaaagtgctagttatcgactagaggggggtgaataggcgatttttatcaaagtcttcaaaacctggaagtttcgaagacaaacaatagaaatgacctaattgatatgcagcggaagataacctacaacaagcaagccatagtcaagtatgcaataatgtgaacgtacaaagactaatagcagcaagatagtaaggatcaggatggaagatagtatgaagccaatcaacgatagtagtcaagcaatgaagtcaaacagataagacaaataagcaatgacttcacgaagacaaactcaaagtaaaggagggaagggatagaaccagtcacttgttgaagacacaggatttgttggaccagttccagttgttgtgacaactgtacgtctggttagggaggctgagattcaactcagaagaccgcgtcttcaccttattccccttgagctaaggacacacagtcctcgcccaatcactctggtaagtcttcaaggtagacttccgaaccttcacagacttcattcaccggcgatccacaatgactcttggatgcttagaacgcgacgcctaaccggctggaggatacacagtcctcaagtgtaataagtcttcaggtcacacagacagaaagacttcagtgatgcctaacactctttggctctgggtgtttgggctttgtcctcgcaaggatttctctctcaaaggcttcgaggtgggttgctctcaaaacgacaaaagccgtaaactaactctgagcagccaccaatttatggtgtagggggtgggctatttatagccataaggcaacccgacctgatatgtccgaaatgaccatgggtcactaagcaactgacacgtgttccaacggtcagatttcaaacacgcaCGGCAACTTTatttgggctacaagcaaagctgactcatccag is a genomic window containing:
- the LOC123089808 gene encoding ervatamin-B, with protein sequence MASSTPYRVLLLCLTTFLQAWLAAAKYPPHNPPPPPPPFELPESDVRERFSKWVIKYSKHYSCHEEEEMRFQVFKNNTNAIGQFDQQNPGTVVGRGFRPTGFQVRGSGGVRMNRFGDLSPREVIQQFTGLNTTSFNATSPTYLPYHSFKPCCVDWRSSGAVTGVKNQGTCGSCWAFAAVAAIEGMNKIRTGELVSLSEQVLVDCDTRSGGCGGGHSDSAMALVAARGGITSEERYPYAGFQGKCDMDKLLFDHQASLKGFKAVPPNNEGQLAIAVAMQPVTVYIDASGFEFQFYSGGIYRGPCSANVNHAVTIVGYCEGPGEGNKYWIAKNSWSNDWGEQGYVYLAKDVPSSTGTCGLATSPFYPTA